One genomic region from Granulicatella adiacens ATCC 49175 encodes:
- the topA gene encoding type I DNA topoisomerase, with translation MVKQNLVIVESPTKAKTIERYLGKNFKVVASKGHLRDLPKSKMGVDIENNYEPHYISIRGKGDLIKSLKKEAAKADAVYLASDPDREGEAISWHLAHLLGLDLNKPIRVEFNEITKDAIKEAFKNPRMIDMDLVDAQQARRILDRLVGYTLSPILWKKVKKGLSAGRVQSIAVKLIIDRENEIKAFVPEEYWTLEGQFKKEKKAFVANYYGTTAEKASLDKEATVKSVMNELSEKKPFKVTKVTKKERRRNPAAPFTTSSLQQDASNRLNFRTRKTMMVAQQLYEGVSLGRSGSVGLITYMRTDSTRISASAQNEASEFIEKEFGKDYCLATKRTVKNAEGAQDAHEAIRPSSVIRTPDSIASYLTKDQLKLYTLIWSRFVASQMTAAVYDTVQVDLEQNNHVFKANGSTIKFAGYQKVYQDNAEAKKGNVLPEMQVGDEVQLAKLNPEQHFTQPPARYSEATLIKTLEEIGVGRPSTYAPTIETIQKRYYVKLVSKRFEPTELGYVVHQIIEQYFPNIVDTHFTASMEDNLDLVEEGKEEWVQVIDKFYQPFKVEVDKAEVEIEKVQIKDEPAGFNCEKCGHPMVIKLGRFGKFYACSNFPECHHTQAIVKDIGITCPTCGKGKVIERKSKKNRIFYGCDRYPECEFVSWDKPVGRNCPKCEHYLVEKKGRGGKQIVCSNCDYKEEVQK, from the coding sequence ATGGTGAAGCAAAACTTAGTGATTGTAGAGTCTCCTACAAAAGCTAAAACCATTGAACGCTATTTGGGGAAAAATTTTAAAGTGGTCGCAAGTAAAGGTCACTTAAGAGATTTACCTAAGAGCAAAATGGGTGTAGATATTGAAAATAATTATGAACCTCATTATATTTCGATTCGAGGGAAGGGCGATTTAATTAAGTCTCTTAAAAAGGAAGCAGCCAAAGCAGATGCAGTTTATCTTGCAAGTGACCCGGATAGAGAAGGAGAAGCTATTTCTTGGCATTTAGCGCATTTATTAGGACTTGATTTAAACAAACCTATTCGTGTGGAGTTTAATGAGATTACAAAAGATGCAATTAAAGAAGCATTTAAGAATCCTAGAATGATTGACATGGATTTAGTTGATGCGCAACAAGCACGTCGTATTTTAGACCGCCTTGTGGGTTACACTTTATCTCCTATTTTATGGAAGAAAGTGAAAAAAGGATTGAGTGCTGGTCGTGTTCAAAGTATCGCGGTAAAATTAATTATTGATCGCGAAAACGAAATTAAAGCATTCGTTCCAGAAGAATACTGGACTCTTGAAGGACAATTCAAAAAAGAAAAGAAAGCTTTTGTAGCAAATTATTATGGTACAACTGCTGAGAAAGCGTCTTTAGATAAAGAAGCGACTGTTAAATCAGTTATGAACGAACTTTCTGAGAAGAAACCATTCAAAGTTACTAAAGTAACGAAGAAAGAACGTAGACGCAATCCTGCAGCTCCATTTACAACAAGTAGCTTGCAACAAGATGCGTCAAACCGCTTAAACTTCAGAACGCGAAAAACAATGATGGTAGCTCAACAACTTTATGAAGGGGTATCTCTTGGTCGTAGTGGTTCAGTTGGTTTGATTACGTATATGCGTACAGACTCAACTCGAATTTCAGCATCTGCCCAAAATGAGGCTTCTGAGTTCATTGAGAAAGAGTTTGGTAAAGATTACTGTCTTGCAACTAAACGCACTGTAAAGAATGCTGAAGGCGCTCAAGATGCTCACGAAGCAATTCGTCCTTCATCTGTTATACGTACACCGGATTCAATCGCAAGTTATTTAACAAAAGATCAATTGAAATTGTACACCTTAATTTGGTCTCGATTTGTTGCTAGTCAAATGACTGCAGCAGTTTATGATACTGTACAAGTAGATTTAGAACAAAACAATCATGTGTTTAAGGCAAATGGATCTACAATTAAGTTTGCTGGGTATCAAAAGGTATATCAAGATAATGCAGAAGCGAAAAAAGGAAACGTGCTTCCAGAAATGCAAGTTGGGGATGAAGTTCAATTAGCAAAACTAAATCCAGAACAACATTTCACACAACCGCCTGCACGTTATTCTGAAGCTACGTTAATTAAAACATTAGAAGAAATTGGTGTTGGTCGTCCATCAACGTATGCACCAACAATCGAAACAATCCAAAAACGTTACTACGTTAAATTAGTTTCTAAACGTTTTGAACCAACGGAACTTGGATATGTTGTTCATCAAATTATCGAACAATACTTCCCAAATATTGTGGATACTCATTTTACTGCTTCAATGGAAGATAATCTCGACCTTGTTGAAGAAGGGAAAGAAGAGTGGGTACAAGTTATCGATAAGTTTTACCAACCATTCAAGGTTGAAGTGGATAAAGCGGAAGTAGAAATCGAGAAAGTTCAGATTAAAGATGAACCAGCTGGATTCAACTGTGAAAAATGCGGCCATCCGATGGTGATTAAATTAGGTCGCTTTGGTAAATTCTACGCATGTAGCAATTTCCCAGAATGTCATCATACACAAGCCATTGTTAAAGATATTGGGATTACATGTCCAACTTGTGGCAAAGGGAAAGTGATTGAACGTAAGTCGAAGAAAAATCGTATCTTCTATGGTTGTGATCGTTATCCTGAATGTGAATTCGTTTCATGGGATAAACCAGTAGGACGTAATTGTCCAAAATGTGAACACTACTTAGTTGAGAAAAAAGGTCGCGGTGGAAAACAAATTGTGTGTAGTAATTGCGATTATAAAGAGGAAGTTCAAAAATAA
- a CDS encoding aldose epimerase, whose protein sequence is MDNISLENKFLKVRVKIFGAELTSVFDKETHTEYMYQPDGIHWNKQSPILFPNIGAIRNNSFSYKGNDYEARKHGFARDYAFKLEDNGSDFATFLLTNEMIEENYPFDFQLRLKYTLNGRQLDMSYFVTTQSPEMYFAIGGHPAFRVPLEEGLSFEDYRIQLDSESSIHKLELEIPYLASLEGVSYPEKEFRLHHDLFTNDVLLFKSNSPHFKGKLYSQKGNKSVTVLLNGIGALGVWTMPDDSPFVCFEPWDGYPDLANDFTQNLEEKKNVLKITNKTPYQSTASFIFE, encoded by the coding sequence ATGGATAACATTTCTTTAGAAAATAAATTTTTAAAAGTCAGAGTAAAAATTTTTGGGGCAGAACTAACTTCTGTATTTGATAAAGAGACTCATACGGAATATATGTATCAACCAGATGGGATTCATTGGAATAAACAATCTCCAATTTTATTTCCGAATATTGGTGCTATTCGAAATAACTCTTTTTCCTACAAAGGGAATGATTACGAAGCTAGAAAACATGGTTTTGCTCGTGACTATGCATTTAAGTTAGAGGATAATGGAAGTGATTTTGCCACTTTTTTACTCACGAATGAGATGATCGAGGAAAACTATCCTTTCGATTTTCAATTGCGTCTAAAATACACTTTAAATGGTCGTCAATTAGATATGAGTTATTTCGTTACTACTCAAAGTCCTGAAATGTACTTTGCAATTGGTGGTCATCCTGCATTTAGAGTACCGTTGGAAGAAGGATTGTCGTTTGAAGATTATCGAATCCAATTAGATTCGGAAAGTTCGATTCATAAACTTGAATTAGAGATTCCATATCTTGCTTCACTTGAAGGGGTTTCGTATCCAGAAAAAGAATTTCGATTACACCATGATTTATTTACGAATGATGTATTATTATTTAAATCAAATTCCCCTCATTTCAAAGGAAAGTTGTACTCTCAAAAAGGGAATAAAAGCGTAACCGTACTTTTAAATGGGATTGGCGCGTTAGGAGTATGGACTATGCCAGATGATTCTCCTTTTGTTTGTTTTGAACCTTGGGATGGATATCCAGACTTGGCGAATGATTTTACGCAAAATTTAGAAGAAAAAAAGAATGTCTTGAAAATTACAAACAAGACACCTTATCAATCTACAGCCAGTTTTATTTTCGAGTAA
- a CDS encoding ribonuclease HII has product MEKRSIKEIKLILEKIQTLSDERLTELRSDDRKGVQDLIAKFERHFAKKAERAAHFEEMQSFERAAQQKGYRMIAGIDEVGRGPLAGPVVAAAVILPEGMEDIGLDDSKKLSAKRREEIFEMIKEQAVAIGIGIVDAFTIDKINIYEASKVAMKRAIELLPEQPDYLLIDAMRLDTGIPQEGIIKGDAKSISIAAASIVAKEVRDQMMKDYEQLYPGYGFAQNAGYGTKAHIEGLEKLGPTPIHRMTFAPVKEYQQ; this is encoded by the coding sequence ATGGAAAAACGTTCCATCAAAGAAATTAAATTGATTCTTGAAAAAATTCAAACGTTGTCGGATGAACGTTTAACAGAACTTAGAAGTGACGATCGTAAAGGAGTTCAAGATTTAATCGCAAAGTTTGAACGTCATTTCGCCAAAAAAGCAGAACGTGCTGCACACTTTGAGGAAATGCAAAGCTTTGAACGTGCAGCCCAACAAAAAGGCTATCGAATGATTGCAGGAATTGATGAAGTGGGTCGCGGCCCACTTGCCGGTCCAGTGGTAGCAGCTGCTGTCATTCTTCCTGAAGGTATGGAAGATATTGGTCTCGATGATTCTAAGAAGTTGAGCGCGAAAAGACGCGAAGAAATCTTCGAAATGATTAAAGAGCAAGCTGTTGCGATTGGTATCGGTATTGTCGATGCATTCACGATTGATAAAATTAATATTTATGAAGCTAGTAAAGTGGCGATGAAACGAGCGATTGAATTGTTGCCTGAACAGCCAGATTATTTATTAATTGATGCGATGAGATTGGATACAGGAATTCCACAAGAAGGCATTATTAAAGGGGACGCGAAGAGCATCTCGATAGCCGCGGCAAGTATTGTTGCTAAAGAGGTAAGGGACCAAATGATGAAGGATTACGAACAACTGTATCCAGGATATGGATTTGCACAAAATGCAGGATATGGTACGAAAGCACACATAGAAGGTCTTGAGAAATTAGGTCCGACGCCAATACATCGTATGACATTTGCACCTGTAAAAGAATATCAACAATAA
- a CDS encoding NAD(P)H-dependent oxidoreductase, which produces MNREEIIALQHQRYATKKFDPTRRISDEDWAALVEVGRLAPSSLGFEPWKLLLLNNEGMKQDLKSMAWGAVSMLDGASHFVIYLARKGLNYETPYIEKIMQEVRHRRYDPDSAYAHRIKSFQENDAQLNDERSLFDWASKQTYIQMANMMNAAVLMGMDSCPIEGYDKAKVEAYLEEKGVLDTSEFGVSVMCAFGYRDEDIKPKIRWNTESIYEVID; this is translated from the coding sequence ATGAATAGAGAAGAAATTATTGCGTTGCAACATCAACGTTATGCTACTAAAAAGTTTGACCCAACACGTCGTATTTCTGATGAAGATTGGGCAGCCCTTGTCGAAGTAGGACGATTAGCACCTTCTTCATTGGGGTTTGAACCTTGGAAATTGCTTTTACTAAACAATGAAGGAATGAAACAAGATTTAAAATCAATGGCATGGGGCGCTGTTTCAATGCTCGATGGAGCAAGTCATTTTGTGATTTATCTAGCTCGTAAAGGATTAAACTATGAAACACCTTATATTGAAAAAATAATGCAAGAGGTAAGACATAGACGTTATGACCCGGATTCTGCATATGCGCATCGAATCAAGAGCTTCCAAGAAAATGATGCACAGCTAAACGATGAACGATCACTCTTTGACTGGGCAAGTAAACAAACGTATATCCAAATGGCGAATATGATGAATGCAGCAGTTTTGATGGGAATGGATTCTTGTCCAATTGAAGGATATGATAAAGCTAAAGTTGAAGCTTATTTAGAAGAAAAAGGAGTTTTGGATACATCAGAATTTGGAGTATCAGTAATGTGCGCGTTTGGTTATAGAGATGAAGACATTAAACCAAAAATTCGTTGGAATACAGAAAGTATTTATGAAGTAATTGATTAG
- the codY gene encoding GTP-sensing pleiotropic transcriptional regulator CodY has translation MRKVLADLRKINEIVQYDNIWRDSETADLPFNKLTEILGTLLKVDLYIASSDGRLLGIHDEFQVNNDRMKEYKNSRQFPDFYMDGLTSLKFTKENIPVTDELTIFPVELHDNFKNAMTTIIPIFASGIQLGFVVMGKDEEPFSTDDLILAEHAGTVIGTEMLHWYTRKIEQEKREQQNVHLALSSLSYSELEAIKVIIQLFDGMDLRFTALKIAKEYNITRTVIVNAIRKLESAGIIESRSLGTKGTYIKIKNQNIKKSLLTELKHS, from the coding sequence ATGCGTAAAGTTTTAGCTGATTTAAGGAAGATTAATGAAATTGTCCAGTATGATAATATTTGGAGAGATTCTGAAACAGCGGATTTACCATTTAATAAACTAACAGAAATTTTGGGAACTCTTTTGAAAGTTGATTTATATATCGCATCAAGCGATGGAAGATTGTTAGGAATTCATGATGAATTTCAAGTAAATAACGATCGTATGAAAGAGTATAAAAATAGTAGACAATTTCCGGATTTTTATATGGACGGATTAACATCTTTAAAATTCACGAAGGAAAATATACCTGTAACGGATGAACTAACGATTTTTCCGGTTGAATTACATGATAATTTCAAGAATGCAATGACCACCATTATTCCAATTTTTGCTTCAGGAATTCAACTAGGCTTTGTAGTAATGGGGAAGGATGAGGAACCTTTTTCAACCGACGATCTTATTTTGGCTGAACACGCAGGAACAGTAATTGGAACAGAAATGTTGCACTGGTATACAAGAAAGATTGAGCAAGAAAAGAGAGAACAACAAAATGTTCATTTAGCTCTTAGTTCGTTATCTTATAGTGAATTAGAAGCCATTAAAGTGATTATCCAATTGTTTGATGGTATGGATTTAAGATTCACTGCTTTAAAAATTGCGAAAGAATATAATATTACTCGTACAGTAATTGTAAATGCTATTCGTAAACTTGAATCAGCAGGAATTATTGAAAGTCGCAGCCTAGGAACTAAAGGAACCTATATAAAAATAAAAAATCAAAATATCAAAAAATCCTTATTAACTGAATTAAAACATTCATAA
- the xerC gene encoding tyrosine recombinase XerC — MKNEMQDFLAYIKVERRYSPETIHAYERDIQHFCDYLTEVPITSWNDVSVVDVRIYLGVLHRENYNRSSISRFLSSLRSFYHFLVERKAVESNPFASVSYKKGKMLLPEFFYEDEIEKFINSIDGNQSLDQRNKALVEVLYATGMRVSELTNLTLEQLDLDNSIILVIGKGSKERYVPIGDFARTALETYLEEGRKDLMAKERKEHFFVFVNHLGDPLTTNGVRYILEKLIQESGLTLKIHPHMLRHTFATHLLNNGADMRTVQELLGHVSLSSTQIYTHVTKEALQQNYQLYFPRSKAGKNEFDASAFNKNNGGKS, encoded by the coding sequence ATGAAGAATGAAATGCAAGATTTCTTAGCGTATATAAAAGTTGAACGGCGTTATTCACCAGAGACGATTCATGCGTATGAGCGTGATATTCAACATTTCTGCGATTACTTAACAGAAGTTCCAATTACGTCATGGAACGATGTATCTGTCGTTGATGTTCGAATCTATTTAGGAGTTTTACATCGTGAAAACTATAATCGTTCAAGTATTTCTCGGTTCCTTTCAAGTTTACGTTCTTTTTATCATTTTTTGGTAGAACGAAAAGCAGTAGAATCAAATCCTTTTGCGTCAGTCAGTTATAAAAAGGGTAAAATGCTTCTTCCAGAGTTTTTTTATGAAGATGAAATTGAAAAATTTATCAATTCTATTGATGGAAATCAGTCTTTAGACCAACGTAATAAAGCTCTAGTCGAAGTATTATATGCTACAGGTATGCGTGTCAGTGAGTTAACGAATTTAACTCTTGAGCAATTAGACCTGGATAATAGCATTATCCTCGTCATCGGTAAAGGTTCTAAAGAACGCTATGTTCCGATTGGTGACTTTGCAAGAACGGCTTTAGAAACTTATCTTGAAGAAGGACGAAAGGATCTTATGGCTAAAGAAAGGAAGGAGCATTTTTTCGTGTTTGTGAATCATTTAGGTGATCCACTGACGACTAATGGAGTTCGTTATATTTTAGAAAAACTAATTCAAGAAAGTGGACTAACATTAAAGATTCATCCACATATGCTAAGACATACGTTTGCAACGCATTTGTTGAATAATGGTGCGGATATGCGAACCGTTCAGGAACTTTTAGGGCATGTGAGTCTCAGTTCGACTCAAATATATACACATGTGACAAAAGAAGCTCTTCAACAAAATTACCAATTATATTTTCCAAGGTCTAAAGCTGGGAAGAACGAATTTGACGCTAGTGCCTTTAATAAGAATAACGGAGGAAAATCATGA
- the ylqF gene encoding ribosome biogenesis GTPase YlqF has translation MATIQWFPGHMAKARREATEKLKLVDVVIEMVDARIPESSRNPIIEEIKGQKKQLILLNKVDLADPSQTKRWNDYFTSQGIKVLTTEAKDGKGIKQVKAAIKELMAPVFEKNLEKGIRPRPIRLMVLGIPNVGKSTFINRMINKNQAETANRPGVTKGQRWLKIGNDFELLDTPGILWPKFESEEVGNKLALTGAIKDALLHMDDIALFALSQFKLDYPEYLKKAYRLIDSDLELSNVDLLMLITKNLGFKEDYEKASERIVFDIRSGKLGRYTLDQAPVSLTEEA, from the coding sequence ATGGCAACAATCCAATGGTTCCCGGGGCATATGGCCAAAGCGCGCAGGGAAGCAACTGAAAAATTGAAATTAGTCGATGTCGTGATTGAAATGGTGGATGCTCGTATTCCAGAATCAAGTCGCAATCCTATTATCGAAGAAATTAAAGGACAGAAGAAGCAATTAATCTTATTAAATAAAGTTGATTTGGCAGATCCATCTCAAACAAAACGTTGGAATGATTATTTTACTAGCCAAGGAATTAAAGTTCTTACAACAGAAGCTAAAGATGGCAAAGGGATAAAACAGGTTAAAGCGGCCATTAAGGAATTAATGGCGCCAGTCTTTGAAAAGAATCTGGAAAAAGGTATTCGTCCTAGACCGATTCGTTTAATGGTTCTCGGAATTCCTAACGTAGGAAAATCAACCTTTATCAACCGTATGATTAATAAAAATCAAGCTGAAACAGCAAATCGTCCTGGTGTTACAAAGGGACAACGCTGGTTAAAAATCGGAAATGATTTTGAATTACTGGATACTCCAGGTATTTTATGGCCAAAGTTTGAAAGTGAAGAAGTTGGGAATAAACTAGCACTTACGGGTGCGATTAAAGATGCACTCCTTCACATGGATGATATTGCACTTTTTGCTCTTAGTCAGTTTAAATTAGATTATCCAGAGTATTTAAAGAAAGCTTATCGTTTAATAGATAGCGATTTAGAACTTTCAAATGTTGATTTATTAATGTTAATTACAAAGAATTTAGGCTTTAAAGAAGATTATGAAAAGGCAAGTGAACGAATCGTGTTTGATATTCGTTCAGGAAAACTGGGTCGTTATACATTAGACCAAGCGCCTGTGTCGTTAACGGAGGAAGCATAA
- a CDS encoding MgtC/SapB family protein: MDQVFIRSFDAMLELRHFTSIILACICGLLIGYERKARNKQAGVKTHVIVCLTSALMMIISKEAFLDTPDYDTSRVAAQIVSGISFIGGGIIFMRDKKISGLTTAAGIWATSGIGMAIGGGFWFFGIVCSIFVMLIQWLTHDFTKQQQIYQASINGTVGDISLVHDIYEYCNLKQYQIANVDVKDIGGKYEINIQIENDKRILIDDIESTIRERHIDFKIKKVKFKSSENNPQ; encoded by the coding sequence ATGGATCAAGTGTTTATACGTTCATTTGATGCAATGCTTGAATTACGACATTTTACATCAATTATTTTGGCTTGTATTTGTGGTTTATTAATTGGTTATGAAAGAAAAGCAAGGAATAAACAAGCCGGAGTAAAGACACACGTGATTGTTTGTCTTACTTCTGCCTTAATGATGATTATTTCTAAAGAAGCTTTTCTGGACACTCCAGATTACGATACTTCACGTGTGGCTGCTCAAATTGTAAGTGGGATTTCCTTCATTGGTGGTGGTATCATTTTCATGAGGGATAAAAAAATAAGTGGTTTAACAACAGCTGCTGGTATTTGGGCTACTTCAGGGATTGGAATGGCCATTGGTGGAGGATTTTGGTTCTTTGGTATTGTTTGTAGTATCTTTGTTATGTTAATTCAATGGTTAACACATGATTTTACAAAACAGCAGCAGATTTATCAGGCAAGTATTAATGGAACTGTAGGAGATATTTCTCTTGTTCACGATATTTATGAATACTGTAATTTAAAACAATATCAAATCGCAAATGTGGATGTTAAGGATATTGGAGGAAAGTACGAAATCAATATTCAAATAGAGAATGATAAGAGAATCCTAATTGATGATATCGAATCAACCATCAGAGAAAGACATATTGACTTTAAAATTAAAAAGGTCAAATTTAAATCTTCTGAAAATAATCCGCAATAG
- the hslU gene encoding ATP-dependent protease ATPase subunit HslU gives MQANISKTPREVVSELDQFIVGQQDAKRALAVALRNRYRRLLLDEEMKKEVTPKNLLMIGPTGVGKTELARRLAKLVDAPFAKVEATKFTEVGYVGRDVESMVRDLVENAIQIVTKLKQEEVKLQAFDKAVKKLAKILKPGIMKKVSNPQQDSLFNMFQQMGIQNPGLEPEMKEEVTEEIAQSRRDIEQQLRNGVLDSKEVTIELTEKPMRMAGSGNQMEQMMQIQSVLDQMTPKKKISRTVTVKEALELLTEEEANNLINQEDMHAEALKLAETSGIIFIDEIDKIAAKGQNGGEVSREGVQRDILPIVEGSQVNTKYGVINTDHILFIASGAFHVAKPSDLMPELQGRFPIRVELQDLSKEDFERILMEPKNALLKQYKALLATENVEVVFTKEAVSKLAEIAFEVNSTMENIGARRLHTILETVLEELLFEAPTMQMGSIQITEQYVESKLNAIREDQDLTKYIL, from the coding sequence ATGCAAGCAAATATTAGTAAAACACCTAGAGAAGTTGTATCTGAATTAGATCAATTCATCGTTGGGCAACAGGATGCAAAACGAGCGTTAGCGGTGGCTCTTCGTAATCGTTACCGTCGTCTATTATTAGATGAAGAAATGAAAAAGGAAGTCACTCCTAAAAATTTATTGATGATTGGTCCTACTGGGGTTGGTAAAACCGAATTGGCTCGTCGTCTTGCTAAATTAGTTGATGCACCATTTGCAAAAGTCGAAGCGACAAAATTTACCGAAGTGGGTTATGTCGGACGTGATGTAGAATCGATGGTTCGTGATTTGGTGGAGAATGCGATTCAAATTGTAACTAAACTAAAACAAGAAGAAGTAAAACTACAAGCTTTTGATAAGGCTGTTAAAAAGCTTGCGAAGATTTTAAAACCTGGAATCATGAAGAAAGTTTCGAACCCACAACAAGATTCTCTCTTCAATATGTTCCAACAAATGGGCATTCAAAACCCTGGATTAGAACCTGAAATGAAGGAAGAAGTTACAGAAGAAATTGCTCAAAGTCGTCGTGATATTGAGCAACAATTAAGAAATGGAGTACTTGATTCAAAAGAAGTAACGATTGAATTAACAGAGAAACCAATGCGGATGGCGGGATCTGGTAACCAAATGGAACAAATGATGCAAATTCAATCCGTTCTTGACCAGATGACTCCTAAGAAGAAAATTAGCCGTACAGTCACTGTTAAAGAAGCGTTAGAACTATTAACGGAGGAAGAAGCAAATAACCTTATCAATCAGGAAGATATGCATGCAGAAGCTTTAAAACTAGCTGAAACATCAGGAATTATCTTTATCGATGAAATTGATAAGATTGCTGCCAAAGGTCAAAACGGTGGGGAAGTTTCAAGAGAAGGAGTACAAAGAGATATATTACCAATTGTTGAGGGTAGTCAAGTGAATACGAAGTACGGTGTGATTAATACAGACCATATTCTGTTTATCGCTTCTGGGGCGTTCCATGTGGCTAAACCAAGTGATTTAATGCCCGAGCTACAAGGGCGATTCCCGATTCGGGTTGAATTACAAGATTTATCAAAAGAAGATTTTGAACGCATTTTAATGGAACCTAAAAACGCATTATTAAAACAGTATAAGGCATTACTTGCTACTGAAAATGTGGAAGTCGTTTTCACAAAAGAAGCTGTTTCAAAATTGGCTGAGATTGCTTTCGAAGTGAATAGTACAATGGAAAATATTGGTGCTCGCCGTCTTCACACTATTTTAGAAACTGTATTAGAAGAATTATTGTTCGAAGCACCAACGATGCAAATGGGAAGCATCCAAATAACTGAACAATATGTAGAAAGTAAATTAAATGCGATTCGAGAGGATCAAGATTTAACTAAATACATTTTATAA
- the hslV gene encoding HslVU peptidase proteolytic subunit: MTTICAVKKDNQVAMAGDGQVTMGEKVIMKGTARKIRRIFDNQVLVGFAGGVADAITLEEMFEDKLKQFKGNLQRAAIEMAKQWRSDRGLQKLEAMLIVMNKEQVLLVSGTGEVIEPDDGILTIGSGGNYALSAARGLLRFGDSNLTAEDIARESLKIASEIDIFTNDNIITETLA; the protein is encoded by the coding sequence ATGACTACAATTTGTGCAGTAAAAAAAGATAACCAAGTTGCTATGGCTGGTGACGGTCAAGTGACAATGGGTGAAAAAGTGATAATGAAGGGGACCGCTCGTAAAATCCGTCGTATTTTTGACAATCAAGTACTTGTGGGATTTGCTGGTGGTGTAGCAGATGCAATTACTTTAGAAGAAATGTTTGAAGATAAACTTAAACAATTCAAAGGGAACTTACAACGTGCAGCTATTGAAATGGCGAAACAATGGAGAAGTGACCGTGGTTTACAAAAATTAGAAGCGATGTTAATCGTAATGAATAAAGAACAAGTGTTACTTGTTTCAGGGACAGGAGAAGTCATTGAACCAGATGATGGTATTCTAACAATTGGTTCTGGTGGAAACTACGCTTTATCAGCTGCTAGAGGTCTCCTAAGATTTGGGGATTCGAATTTAACAGCAGAAGATATTGCTCGTGAAAGTTTAAAAATCGCTTCAGAGATTGATATTTTTACAAATGATAATATCATTACTGAAACGTTGGCGTAA
- the dprA gene encoding DNA-processing protein DprA: MLLTKRKLLIGIAISEKLNSKQFYELFQKLNDDVSLIHPFVLGDVKFSLPEETSKWLETFDWLASFEKMKVEKVKVLTILDAEYPRRLKEIYLPPIVLFYKGEWSLLNERLVALVGSREHSNYAKQCTKTIVQDLVQKKIGIISGLAKGVDSLAHLECLKDDGKTIAVIGSGLDVVYPPENANLYKEIGEKGLIISEYPLGSRPLKFHFPYRNRIIAGLSHGVCVVEANERSGSLITANIALSENREVFAIPGSIFSSHSKGTNQLIEAGACLVSSAETIDKNLHYFP; encoded by the coding sequence ATGTTATTAACAAAAAGAAAACTATTAATTGGAATAGCGATTAGTGAAAAATTAAATAGTAAACAGTTTTATGAGTTATTTCAAAAATTGAATGATGATGTTTCTTTAATTCATCCATTTGTTTTAGGGGATGTAAAATTCAGCTTGCCCGAAGAAACTTCTAAATGGTTAGAGACATTTGATTGGTTAGCTTCTTTTGAAAAAATGAAGGTAGAAAAAGTAAAAGTATTGACCATTTTGGATGCCGAATATCCAAGACGGTTAAAAGAAATTTATTTACCTCCAATTGTTCTTTTCTATAAAGGAGAATGGTCTTTGTTAAATGAACGTTTAGTCGCTTTGGTAGGTTCTAGAGAACATTCAAACTATGCAAAACAATGTACGAAAACTATTGTACAGGATTTAGTGCAGAAAAAAATCGGAATTATTAGCGGTTTAGCCAAGGGGGTCGATTCTTTAGCACACCTTGAATGTTTGAAGGATGATGGAAAAACGATAGCGGTTATAGGAAGTGGATTAGATGTTGTATATCCACCTGAAAATGCTAATCTCTATAAAGAAATAGGGGAAAAAGGTCTTATTATTTCTGAATATCCTTTAGGAAGTCGACCTTTGAAGTTTCATTTTCCTTACCGAAATCGCATCATAGCAGGGTTAAGCCATGGAGTTTGTGTAGTAGAAGCTAATGAGAGAAGTGGAAGTCTAATTACTGCTAATATTGCCTTGAGTGAAAATAGAGAGGTATTTGCTATTCCTGGAAGTATTTTTTCATCACATTCAAAAGGAACTAATCAACTAATTGAAGCTGGAGCTTGTTTAGTTTCTAGCGCTGAAACTATTGATAAAAATCTACATTACTTTCCATAA